In the genome of Neodiprion pinetum isolate iyNeoPine1 chromosome 2, iyNeoPine1.2, whole genome shotgun sequence, one region contains:
- the LOC124212230 gene encoding uncharacterized protein F54H12.2-like produces MAFQQAQSGECMKSELHLFSLSPTQTSIEAGQWVHYKPVSSPTDDSPIESVVPGNGDEYIDLAHTMLSLQVKLDPTVPAPPAGEGNAAIPHATPVNNLLHSMSNQVDIFFFRKLVSPANNSYAYRAYIETLLNYALPAKKSHLLSVRWYDSEEGVSDVYDADAVGADQGFIERKQIMSNARTVDLIGHVWIAL; encoded by the coding sequence ATGGCCTTCCAGCAGGCGCAGTCGGGTGAGTGTATGAAATCAGAACTGCATTTGTTTTCTCTATCACCAACGCAGACGTCTATTGAGGCTGGTCAATGGGTACACTACAAACCCGTATCATCTCCAACCGATGATTCCCCGATTGAATCTGTTGTACCTGGAAACGGTGATGAGTACATCGACTTGGCACACACTATGCTCAGCTTACAAGTGAAGTTAGATCCGACTGTTCCGGCCCCACCGGCAGGCGAAGGCAACGCTGCCATTCCGCATGCCACTCCGGTAAACAATCTGCTTCACTCAATGTCCAATCAAGTCGATATATTCTTCTTTCGAAAACTAGTCTCACCAGCCAACAACTCTTACGCCTATCGGGCATATATAGAGACTCTACTCAATTACGCACTGCCCGCCAAAAAATCCCACCTTTTGTCGGTTCGATGGTACGACAGCGAGGAAGGAGTATCGGATGTTTACGACGCCGACGCCGTCGGTGCTGACCAAGGTTTCATCGAACGCAAACAGATCATGAGCAATGCACGTACCGTTGATCTGATTGGACATGTTTGGATTGCACTGTAA